In candidate division KSB1 bacterium, a genomic segment contains:
- a CDS encoding adenylate kinase translates to MRIILIGPPGSGKGTQAKRIVDKLHIPHISSGDMLREAISNETRLGKEANSYMTKGALVPDNLVIAMIVDRIGQPDARNGFLLDGFPRTLPQSQALEKALEKSDVKIDYVLLIAVPDTEIIDRNTGRRIDPVTGKIYHIKFDPPPDEVASRVVQRNDDKEETVKYRLNKYHGETEPIIPYYEERELVCKVSGVGTLHEVEDRLSKFLGL, encoded by the coding sequence GTAGATAAATTGCATATCCCGCACATTTCATCGGGAGACATGTTGAGGGAAGCGATTTCAAATGAAACGCGATTAGGAAAAGAAGCTAACTCATACATGACAAAAGGCGCTCTTGTACCCGATAATTTGGTAATTGCAATGATAGTAGACCGCATTGGTCAACCTGACGCCCGCAACGGTTTCTTACTTGACGGTTTCCCAAGAACGCTCCCTCAGTCACAAGCTCTTGAAAAAGCGCTTGAAAAGTCGGACGTCAAAATTGATTATGTTCTTTTAATTGCAGTACCGGATACTGAAATCATTGATAGGAATACCGGCCGGAGAATTGATCCGGTGACTGGAAAAATTTATCATATCAAGTTTGATCCCCCCCCTGACGAGGTGGCCTCGCGGGTCGTTCAAAGAAATGATGATAAGGAAGAAACTGTCAAATACCGCTTAAATAAATATCATGGAGAGACGGAACCCATCATCCCGTATTATGAAGAACGGGAGTTAGTCTGTAAGGTCTCAGGCGTCGGCACTCTCCATGAGGTCGAAGATAGGTTGTCTAAATTTCTAGGCCTGTAA